In a single window of the Saccharothrix australiensis genome:
- the fxsA gene encoding FxSxx-COOH cyclophane-containing RiPP peptide translates to MAEEPVLESELLDVTGIDLARVAELPDTALRAALHRILAENAEMPNRFAAFESSL, encoded by the coding sequence ATGGCTGAAGAACCCGTCCTGGAGTCCGAACTCCTCGACGTGACCGGGATCGACCTGGCCAGGGTGGCGGAGCTGCCCGACACCGCGCTGCGCGCCGCCCTGCACCGCATCCTCGCCGAGAACGCGGAGATGCCGAACCGGTTCGCCGCGTTCGAGAGCTCGCTGTAG
- a CDS encoding FxsB family cyclophane-forming radical SAM/SPASM peptide maturase, with amino-acid sequence MEALPFRQFVVKVHGRCNLACDYCYVYELADQGWRSRPRAMSPRVVAHTAERVARHVRAHGLSEVEVVLHGGEPLLAGPAAVEGLVRRFRAAVPARVRFSVQTNGTLLDRAFLALLARLDVRVGVSVDGVGETHDRHRVRPDGTGSWASVESGLRLLADEFRAVYGGLLCVIDVRADPVRAYESLREFRPPVVDFLLPHGNWAAPPPARVAGAPETPYADWLTALFDHWYPRPGTRVRLFEELLNVVLGGRSRVEGVGLTPSAQVVVETDGAISVSDILASSSPAAAATGLHVLHDDFDRALALPEVVAARSGRAGLPDACRSCAVVAACGGGLRAHRFTGDGFDRPSVYCPDLYRLIAHVRARVAADLAEPA; translated from the coding sequence ATGGAAGCGCTGCCGTTCCGCCAGTTCGTGGTGAAGGTCCACGGCCGCTGCAACCTCGCCTGCGACTACTGCTACGTCTACGAACTGGCCGACCAGGGCTGGCGCTCCCGACCGCGCGCGATGTCGCCGCGAGTGGTCGCGCACACCGCCGAACGGGTGGCGCGGCACGTGCGCGCGCACGGGCTGTCCGAGGTGGAAGTCGTGCTGCACGGCGGTGAACCGCTCCTCGCCGGCCCGGCGGCGGTCGAGGGGCTGGTGCGCCGCTTCCGCGCGGCGGTGCCCGCGCGGGTGCGGTTCTCCGTGCAGACCAACGGAACCCTGCTCGACCGCGCTTTCCTGGCGTTGCTCGCACGACTGGACGTGCGGGTCGGGGTGAGCGTCGACGGCGTCGGGGAAACGCACGACCGGCACCGCGTGCGGCCCGACGGAACCGGCAGTTGGGCATCGGTCGAGTCGGGTTTGCGATTGCTGGCCGACGAGTTCCGCGCGGTGTACGGCGGTCTGTTGTGCGTGATCGACGTGCGCGCCGATCCGGTGCGCGCCTACGAGTCGCTGCGCGAATTCCGGCCGCCGGTGGTGGATTTCCTGCTGCCGCACGGCAACTGGGCCGCGCCGCCGCCGGCACGGGTCGCCGGGGCCCCCGAAACGCCTTACGCGGATTGGTTGACGGCGTTGTTCGACCACTGGTACCCGCGGCCGGGAACACGGGTCCGGTTGTTCGAGGAGTTGCTGAACGTGGTGCTGGGCGGGCGTTCCCGCGTCGAAGGCGTGGGATTGACGCCGAGCGCGCAGGTGGTGGTGGAAACGGACGGCGCGATTTCCGTGTCGGACATCCTGGCGTCCTCCTCGCCCGCCGCGGCGGCGACCGGTCTGCACGTGCTGCACGACGACTTCGACCGGGCGCTGGCCCTCCCGGAGGTCGTCGCGGCGCGGTCGGGGCGCGCCGGGCTGCCGGACGCCTGCCGGTCCTGCGCGGTGGTGGCGGCCTGCGGCGGCGGGCTGCGGGCCCACCGGTTCACCGGGGACGGTTTCGACCGCCCGTCGGTGTACTGCCCGGACCTGTACCGGTTGATCGCGCACGTGCGGGCGCGCGTGGCGGCCGACCTGGCGGAGCCGGCGTGA